TCGCCGTGCGCACCTGGCGTCCGGAGCGGGACCGGCACATCCTTCTGGTGCTGGACACCGGCCGCACCTCCGCCGGGCGCGTGGGCGACGTCCCGCGCCTGGACGCCGCCATGGACGCGGCCCTTCTCCTCGCGGCCCTCGCCTCCCGGGCCGGCGACCGCGTGGACCTCCTCGCCTACGACCGCCGGGTACGGGCCCTGGTCCAGGGCAGGTCCGCCGGTGAGCTGCTGCCGTCGCTCGTGGCGGCGATGGCCATGCTCGAACCGGAAATCGTGGAGACCGACAGCCGGGGCCTGACCTCCATGGCCCTGCGTACGGCACCGCGGCGCTCCCTGGTCGTGCTGCTGACGACGTTGGACGCGGCGCCGGTAGAGCAGGGCCTGCTGCCGGTTCTGCCCCGGCTGACACAGCGGCACACGGTCCTGGTCGCCGCGGTGGCCGACCCGCACATCGCGCGGATGGCCGAGGCACGGGGCAGTGCGGAAGCGGTGTACGAGGCCGCTGCGGCGGCCCAGGCGCAGAACGAACGCCGACGCACCGCCGACACGTTGCGTCGGCACGGTGTCACGGTCGTCGATGCGACACCGGAAGAGCTGGCGCCCGCTTTGGCGGACGCCTATCTGGCTCTGAAGGCGGCGGGCCGGCTCTGAGCGCTGCCGGGTCCGTCGCCCTTCGGGGCGTCGGATAAAACTCCCCTGAAACGCGGAAAACCCCCGCACCAACGGTGCGGGGGTTCCCCTCAAAAATTGTTCGGCGGCGTCCTACTCTCCCACAGGGTCCCCCCTGCAGTACCATCGGCGCTGTGAGGCTTAGCTTCCGGGTTCGGAATGTAACCGGGCGTTTCCCTCACGCTATAACCACCGAAACACTATGAAACTGACAACCAGCACAATGGTTGTTCGTGGTTTCAGAACCAACACAGTGGACGCGAGCAACTGAGGACAAGCCCTCGGCCTATTAGTACCGGTCACCTCCACCAGTTACCTGGCTTCCAGATCCGGCCTATCAACCCAGTCGTCTACTGGGAGCCTTACCCCATCAAGTGGGTGGGAGTCCTCATCTCGAAGCAGGCTTCCCGCTTAGATGCTTTCAGCGGTTATCCCTCCCGAACGTAGCCAACCAGCCATGCCCTTGGCAGAACAACTGGCACACCAGAGGTTCGTCCGTCCCGGTCCTCTCGTACTAGGGACAGCCCTTCTCAAGACTCCTACGCGCACAGCGGATAGGGACCGAACTGTCTCACGACGTTCTAAACCCAGCTCGCGTACCGCTTTAATGGGCGAACAGCCCAACCCTTGGGACCGACTCCAGCCCCAGGATGCGACGAGCCGACATCGAGGTGCCAAACCATCCCGTCGATATGGACTCTTGGGGAAGATCAGCCTGTTATCCCCGGGGTACCTTTTATCCGTTGAGCGACGGCGCTTCCACAAGCCACCGCCGGATCACTAGTCCCGACTTTCGTCCCTGCTCGACCCGTCGGTCTCACAGTCAAGCTCCCTTGTGCACTTACACTCAACACCTGATTGCCAACCAGGCTGAGGGAACCTTTGGGCGCCTCCGTTACCCTTTAGGAGGCAACCGCCCCAGTTAAACTACCCATCAGACACTGTCCCTGATCCGGATCACGGACCCAGGTTAGACATCCAGCACGACCAGACTGGTATTTCAACGACGACTCCACAACCACTGGCGTGGCCGCTTCAAAGTCTCCCAGCTATCCTACACAAGCCGAACCGAACACCAATATCAAACTGTAGTAAAGGTCCCGGGGTCTTTCCGTCCTGCTGCGCGAAACGAGCATCTTTACTCGTAGTGCAATTTCACCGGGCCTATGGTTGAGACAGTCGAGAAGTCGTTACGCCATTCGTGCAGGTCGGAACTTACCCGACAAGGAATTTCGCTACCTTAGGATGGTTATAGTTACCACCGCCGTTTACTGGCGCTTAAGTTCTCAGCTTCGCCCCACCGAAGTGAAGCTAACCGGTCCCCTTAACGTTCCAGCACCGGGCAGGCGTCAGTCCGTATACATCGCCTTACGGCTTCGCACGGACCTGTGTTTTTAGTAAACAGTCGCTTCTCGCTGGTCTCTGCGGCCACCCCCAGCTCAGACCGTAAAGATCATCACCAGGTGTGGCCCCCCTTCTCCCGAAGTTACGGGGGCATTTTGCCGAGTTCCTTAACCATAGTTCACCCGAACGCCTCGGTATTCTCTACCTGACCACCTGAGTCGGTTTAGGGTACGGGCCGCCATGAAACTCGCTAGAGGCTTTTCTCGACAGCATAGGATCATCCACTTCACCACAATCGGCTCGGCATCAGGTCTCACCCTGCATGAGCGGCGGATTTACCTACCACTCGGGCTACACCCTTACCCCGGGACAACCACCGCCCGGGATGGACTACCTTCCTGCGTCACCCCATCACTCACCTACTAACCGCTTGGTTCAGCGGCTCCACCACTCCCCTTTGCCCGAAGGCTCCAGGGCGGCTTCACGGCCTTAGCATCACGATGCTCGATGTTTGACGCTTCACAGCGGGTACCGGAATATCAACCGGTTATCCATCGACTACGCCTGTCGGCCTCGCCTTAGGTCCCGACTTACCCTGGGCAGATCAGCTTGACCCAGGAACCCTTAGTCAATCGGCGCACACGTTTCTCACGTGTGAATCGCTACTCATGCCTGCATTCTCACTCGTCAACCGTCCACAACTACCTTCCGGTGCTGCTTCACCCGGCAGACGACGCTCCCCTACCCATCACAACACCCGTTAGGGCTATATGCTGCAATGACACGACTTCGGCGGTACGCTTGAGCCCCGCTACATTGTCGGCGCGGAATCACTAGACCAGTGAGCTATTACGCACTCTTTCAAGGGTGGCTGCTTCTAAGCCAACCTCCTGGTTGTCTGTGCGACTCCACATCCTTTCCCACTTAGCGTACGCTTAGGGGCCTTAGTCGATGCTCTGGGCTGTTTCCCTCTCGACCATGGAGCTTATCCCCCACAGTCTCACTGCCGCGCTCTCACTTACCGGCATTCGGAGTTTGGCTAAGGTCAGTAACCCGGTAGGGCCCATCGCCTATCCAGTGCTCTACCTCCGGCAAGAAACACACGACGCTGCACCTAAATGCATTTCGGGGAGAACCAGCTATCACGGAGTTTGATTGGCCTTTCACCCCTAACCACAGGTCATCCCCCAGGTTTTCAACCCTGGTGGGTTCGGTCCTCCACGAAGTCTTACCTCCGCTTCAACCTGCCCATGGCTAGATCACTCCGCTTCGGGTCTTGAGCGTGCTACTGAAACGCCCTATTCGGACTCGCTTTCGCTACGGCTTCCCCACACGGGTTAACCTCGCAACACACCGCAAACTCGCAGGCTCATTCTTCAAAAGGCACGCAGTCACGAGGATCCGAAGATCCCGACGCTCCCACGGCTTGTAGGCACACGGTTTCAGGTACTATTTCACTCCCCTCCCGGGGTACTTTTCACCATTCCCTCACGGTACTATCCGCTATCGGTCACCAGGGAATATTTAGGCTTAGCGGGTGGTCCCGCCAGATTCACACGGGATTTCTCGGGCCCCGTGCTACTTGGGTGTCTCTCAAGCAAGCCGCTGACATTTCGACTACGGGGGTCTTACCCTCTACGCCGGACCTTTCGCATGTCCTTCGTCTACATCAACGGTTTCTGACTCGCCCTACGGCCGGCAGACCGTAGAAGAGAGATCCCACAACCCCGCACACGCAACCCCTGCCGGGTCTCACACGCATACGGTTTGGCCTCATCCGGTTTCGCTCGCCACTACTCCCGGAATCACGGTTGTTTTCTCTTCCTGAGGGTACTGAGATGTTTCACTTCCCCTCGTTCCCTCCACACTGCCTATGTGTTCAGCAGCGGGTGACAGCCCATGACGACTGCCGGGTTTCCCCATTCGGAAACCCCCGGATCAAAGCCTGGTTGACGACTCCCCGGGGACTATCGCGGCCTCCCACGTCCTTCATCGGTTCCTGGTGCCAAGGCATCCACCGTGCGCCCTTAAAAACTTGGCCACAGATGCTCGCGTCCACTGTGCAGTTCTCAAACAACGACCAGCCACCCATCACCCCGAACCCAAAGGTCCGAGTGCACTGGGGCCGGCGACTGAGGAGAAGTTCATTCCCTCAGACACCCAACAGCGTGCCCGACACGATCAGCCAACCAGATCAGCGTTCCACGCCCCGAAGAGCAGTACTAGCGCCTGGTCCATCCTGAACCGTGCCGAGTAGTCAACGTTCCACCCATGAGCAACCAGCATCAGACATTCGCTGATGTACTGGCCTCTGACCAGGCAAGCCCGGTAAGAAGTGCTCCTTAGAAAGGAGGTGATCCAGCCGCACCTTCCGGTACGGCTACCTTGTTACGACTTCGTCCCAATCGCCAGTCCCACCTTCGACAGCTCCCTCCCACAAGGGGTTGGGCCACCGGCTTCGGGTGTTACCGACTTTCGTGACGTGACGGGCGGTGTGTACAAGGCCCGGGAACGTATTCACCGCAGCAATGCTGATCTGCGATTACTAGCGACTCCGACTTCATGGGGTCGAGTTGCAGACCCCAATCCGAACTGAGACCGGCTTTTTGAGATTCGCTCCACCTCACGGTATCGCAGCTCATTGTACCGGCCATTGTAGCACGTGTGCAGCCCAAGACATAAGGGGCATGATGACTTGACGTCGTCCCCACCTTCCTCCGAGTTGACCCCGGCGGTCTCCCGTGAGTCCCCAGCACCACAAGGGCCTGCTGGCAACACGGGACAAGGGTTGCGCTCGTTGCGGGACTTAACCCAACATCTCACGACACGAGCTGACGACAGCCATGCACCACCTGTACACCGACCACAAGGGGGGCACTATCTCTAATGCTTTCCGGTGTATGTCAAGCCTTGGTAAGGTTCTTCGCGTTGCGTCGAATTAAGCCACATGCTCCGCCGCTTGTGCGGGCCCCCGTCAATTCCTTTGAGTTTTAGCCTTGCGGCCGTACTCCCCAGGCGGGGCACTTAATGCGTTAGCTGCGGCACGGACAACGTGGAATGTTGCCCACACCTAGTGCCCACCGTTTACGGCGTGGACTACCAGGGTATCTAATCCTGTTCGCTCCCCACGCTTTCGCTCCTCAGCGTCAGTATCGGCCCAGAGATCCGCCTTCGCCACCGGTGTTCCTCCTGATATCTGCGCATTTCACCGCTACACCAGGAATTCCGATCTCCCCTACCGAACTCTAGCCTGCCCGTATCGACTGCAGACCCGGGGTTAAGCCCCGGGCTTTCACAACCGACGTGACAAGCCGCCTACGAGCTCTTTACGCCCAATAATTCCGGACAACGCTTGCGCCCTACGTATTACCGCGGCTGCTGGCACGTAGTTAGCCGGCGCTTCTTCTGCAGGTACCGTCACTTTCGCTTCTTCCCTGCTGAAAGAGGTTTACAACCCGAAGGCCGTCATCCCTCACGCGGCGTCGCTGCATCAGGCTTTCGCCCATTGTGCAATATTCCCCACTGCTGCCTCCCGTAGGAGTCTGGGCCGTGTCTCAGTCCCAGTGTGGCCGGTCGCCCTCTCAGGCCGGCTACCCGTCGTCGCCTTGGTGAGCCATTACCTCACCAACAAGCTGATAGGCCGCGGGCTCATCCTGCACCGCCGGAGCTTTACACCATCAAGGATGCCCAAGATGGTCATATCCGGTATTAGACCCCGTTTCCAGGGCTTGTCCCAGAGTGCAGGGCAGATTGCCCACGTGTTACTCACCCGTTCGCCACTAATCCACCCCGAAGGGCTTCATCGTTCGACTTGCATGTGTTAAGCACGCCGCCAGCGTTCGTCCTGAGCCAGGATCAAACTCTCCGTGAATGTTTACCGGTAATCCGGTGAGACACACACGGGAGCGGAACGACCGGAGGAATAGTCCGATCGTTCACAGCGTCCTCGCTGTGTTTTTTCAAAGGAACCTCGACCATCGCTGACCGATGGACGGGGTATCAACATATCTGGCGTTGACTTTTGGCACGCTGTTGAGTTCTCAAGGAACGGTCGCTTCCTTTGTACTCACCCTCTCGGGCTTTCCTCCGGGCGCTTCCCTTCGGTGTTTCCGACTCTATCAGATCTTTTCTCGACCCGATTTCCTCGGTGCTTTCCAGGTTCCCGCTTCCGCGTTTCCCTTTCCGGCGGTTCCGACTTTATCAGAAGTTCTTGGCCGGTCTGACCGGCCGCTCATTTCCGAGTAATCGGGAGGATGCTTCTTTTGAATGTCGGTAGCGACTTCTTGGAAGCCAGTAGAGTCTATCGGTCGCCGTCGAACCTGTCCAGTTCTAGGCAACTGTTTGAATCTACCTCCCCACGCCTGCCGTGTCAACAGCTCTTGCGGGGCGAAGAGGAGACTAGCAGCTCACAGGGGCCGAACGCACATCAGGCGGCCGTGGGCACGGAGGAACTGCGGTCCGCGGCGTCGAGATCACCCGTCTCGCCCTCACGGACCGCGCGGCCGCCGAGCACGAAGACGTACGTCAGGAACGCCAGCTCGGCGACGACGCCGATGCCGATGCGGGCCCAGGTCGGCAGCCCCGACGGGGTGACGAAGCCTTCGATGGCGCCGGAGACGAACAGGACCAGGGCAAGGCCGATGGCCATGCCCACCGCGGCCCGGCCCTCCTCCGCGAGCGCGGCGCGCCGCGTGCGGGGGCCGGGATCGACGAGGGTCCAGCCCAGGCGCAGGCCCGTGCCGGCGGCGACGAAGACGGCGGTCAGTTCGAGCAGGCCGTGCGGCAGCACCAGGCCGAGGAAGGTGTCGAGACGGCCGGCCGAGGACATCAGGCCGAAGCCGACACCGAGATTGAGCATGTTCTCGAAGAGGACCAGAAGCACCGGCAGGCCCAGGAAGACGCCGAGGACCAGGCAGAGCGCGGCCGCTTCGGCGTTGTTCGTCCACACCTGTGCGGCGAAGGAGGCCGCCGGGTGGCTGGAGTAGTAGGTCTCGTACTCGCCCCCGGGACGGGTCAGCCGGCGCAGCTGGTCGGGGGCGGCGATGGACGACTGAACCTCCGGGTGGGCGCCGATCCACCACCCGAGCAGGATCGCCACGGCCGTGGAGACCAGCGCCGTGGGGACCCACCAGTGGCGTGCGCGGTAGACGGCGGCCGGGAAGCCGCGGCCCAGGAAGCGGGTCACATCGCGCCAGGAGGCGCGGCGGGCGCCGGTGACGGCGCTGCGCGCACGGGCGACGAGTTGGCTGAGCCATCCGGTCAGCTGCGGATCGGGCGCGCTGGCCTGGATGAGGGAGAGGTGGGTGGCGGTGCGCTGGTAGAGGGCGACGAGCTCGTCGACCTCTGCGCCGTCCAGGCGGCGCCGGCGGCGGAGCAGGGCGTCGAGGCGGTCCCAATCGGCTCGGTGTGCGGAGACGAAGACGTCCAGGTCCATCGGGTCTGCCTGCTCCTCGGCTGGTCACCGACTGCTCGTCGTGGGTGCTCGTGTTTGCCGTCAGCTTGTCGTACTGGCGTGCAATGCGCCCACAGCTTGGCAGACTTGCTGCCCACGGGTGGGTCAGGGGAAGGGACGGGCGAGCGTGAGTGAGCTGGTGACCGGCGAGGCGGTGGCGCTCGAACTGCTGCCCGCGAAGCTTCCGAGCAGGGCGTTGGCCGTGCTGCTCGACGTGGTGGCGGCGATGATCGCCTATGTCGCGGTCACCGTGGTGCTCGTGATGACCACGTCGTCCCTGGACACCGCCGCGCAGATGGCGCTGGGGATCGCGACGTTCCTGCTGGTGCCGGTCGGCGGCCCGATCGCGGTGGAGACGCTGAGCCACGGCCGTTCGCTGGGGAAGCTGGCGTTCGGGCTTCGGGTGGTGCGCGACGACGGCGGGCCGATCCGGTTCCGGCACGCGCTGGTGCGGGGCGCGATCGGTGTGGTCGAGATCCTGATGACGTTCGGGACGATCGCCAGCATCGCGTCGCTGGTGTCGGCGCGGGGACGGCGGCTCGGGGACGTGTTCGCGGGGACCCTCGTGGTGCGGGAGCGGATACCGGTGGCGCGGACCGGTCTCGTCGTGCCTCCGCCGCCGCAGCTCGCGGGGCGGTTCGCCGGGCTGGATCTGTCGGCCGTGCCGGACGGGCTGTGGCTCGCCGTACGGCAGTACCTGATGCGGATGCACCAGCTGGAGCCCGGGGTGTCCCAGGGCATGGCGCAGCGGCTCGCGGGCGACCTCGCGGCGCGCACGGGGGCTTTGCCGCCCGTCGATCTCCCTCCGGCCGTGTTCCTGGCCGCCGTGGTGCACGAGCGGCAGTCGCGCGACTCCCGGCGGGCGTTCGGCGCGGGCGGTCCCGCGCCGGAGGGCGGTCCGGTCGCGACCGGGGCGGGCGGGCGGCCGGGTCCCGGGGCCGGCACGCGGCCCGTGTACCAGCCGCCGGCGGCGCGGCCGCAGGAATCCGCCGGGCCGTCGGCCGGTTCCGGAGACCGGGAGCGTCCGGCCACCGGGTTCGCGCCGCCCGCGTAGGGCAGGCGCCCTCCTTCCCTCGGGCGCCCCGCTCAGTCGAACGCCGACGGCGGGGACTCGAGGTCCTCCAGCTCGATCCCGGGCGCGGCCAGCACCACGTCGCCGGCGATGTGGACGGTGTGCCGTTCACCGGTGTCCAGGGCTGTGACCTGGTATTCGTCCACGGTCAGGGGGCCGTTGTCAGTGGCGTGTGCTTCGCTGTCCACCAGTGCCCAGGACTGGTCCACGGTGCGGGGGGCGAGGACCGGGTCCGTGAAGGCGACGAGCCGTACGCGGGTCGCGGAGGAAGGGGTGAGGCGCAGCAGACGAGCGGTGGCGACGAGGAACGCGGGGGACGCGCCGGTGAAGGCGTGGGCGCGCACATTGCCTTCGGTGGCATGGGTGCCGGTGGGGTCCGTGCGGACCCAGGTGACGCCGTCGAGGGCGGCGCCGCGCACCTGCCAGCCGCCCGCGTGGAGTTCGAGGCGCAGGGGGCGGCCGAGGTCGTCCAGTGCGAGGTCGACCGAGCCGCGGTGGTCCCCCGCGGGGGTGGTCAGCCGGGAGACGTAGCGCCAGCCGGACGGGCCGGGGGCGCACTGGAAGTGTTCTTCTCCGAGGGGGGTGTGGTCGTGCGGATCGTGGAGCGAATAGCGGCCGCGGGGCATGGGGGTCCTGGGTCGTGACGGGCTCGGGTCGCCGCCGCGTGCCGGTCCGGGGTGCGTGAGCGCCGGACGGGTGGGTGAGGGCCGTACCGGCTCCAACGGGACAGGCCCCCGGCACGGGGGTGCGGGGGCCTGTCTCTGTGGACCTGGCCGAGACGCGGTGAGCGGCTCGGGGGCGGTCAGTAGCGGTAGTGGTCCGGCTTGTACGGGCCGTCGACCTCGACGCCGATGTACGCGGCCTGCTCCGGGCGCAGCCTGGTCAGCTTGACGCCGAGCGCGTCCAGGTGGAGCCGGGCGACCTTCTCGTCCAGGTGCTTGGGCAGCACGTACACACCGGTCGGGTACGCGTCCGGCTTGGTGAACAGCTCGATCTGCGCCAGCGTCTGGTCCGCGAACGAGTTCGACATCACGAACGACGGGTGACCGGTGGCGTTGCCCAGGTTCAGCAGCCGCCCCTCGGACAGCACGATGATCACCTTGCCGTCCGGGAAGGTCCACGTGTGGACCTGCGGCTTCACCTCGTCCTTGACGATGCCCGGGATCTTCGCCAGACCGGCCATGTCGATCTCGTTGTCGAAGTGACCGATGTTCCCGACGATCGCCTGGTGCTTCATCCGGGCCATGTCCGAGGCCATGATGATGTCCTTGTTGCCCGTCGTCGTCACGAAGATGTCGGCCTTGTCCACGACCTCGTCCAGCGTCGTGACCTGGTACCCGTCCATCGCCGCCTGCAGCGCGCAGATCGGGTCGATCTCCGTCACGATCACCCGCGCACCCTGACCGCGCAGCGACTCCGCACAGCCCTTGCCGACATCGCCGTAACCGCACACCACCGCGGTCTTCCCGCCGATCAGCACATCGGTGGCCCGGTTGATACCGTCCACCAGCGAGTGCCGGCAACCGTACTTGTTGTCGAACTTCGACTTCGTGACCGCGTCGTTCACATTGATCGCCGGGAACAGCAGCACACCGTCCCGCTGCATCTCGTACAACCGGTGCACACCCGTCGTGGTCTCCTCCGTCACACCACGGATCTCGGAGGCCAGCTGGGTCCACTTCCGAGGGTTCTCGCCCAGGGTGCGGTGCAGGAGCTGGAGGATGACG
This Streptomyces misionensis DNA region includes the following protein-coding sequences:
- the ahcY gene encoding adenosylhomocysteinase — its product is MTTVDNRQDFKVADLSLAEFGRKEITLAEHEMPGLMAIRKEYAEAQPLAGARITGSLHMTVQTAVLIETLVALGAEVRWASCNIFSTQDHAAAAIAVGPDGTPDNPRGVPVFAWKGETLEEYWWCTEQALTWPDSPTGGPNMILDDGGDATLLVHKGVEYEKDGKVPGLETAESDEHRVILQLLHRTLGENPRKWTQLASEIRGVTEETTTGVHRLYEMQRDGVLLFPAINVNDAVTKSKFDNKYGCRHSLVDGINRATDVLIGGKTAVVCGYGDVGKGCAESLRGQGARVIVTEIDPICALQAAMDGYQVTTLDEVVDKADIFVTTTGNKDIIMASDMARMKHQAIVGNIGHFDNEIDMAGLAKIPGIVKDEVKPQVHTWTFPDGKVIIVLSEGRLLNLGNATGHPSFVMSNSFADQTLAQIELFTKPDAYPTGVYVLPKHLDEKVARLHLDALGVKLTRLRPEQAAYIGVEVDGPYKPDHYRY
- a CDS encoding stage II sporulation protein M; the protein is MDLDVFVSAHRADWDRLDALLRRRRRLDGAEVDELVALYQRTATHLSLIQASAPDPQLTGWLSQLVARARSAVTGARRASWRDVTRFLGRGFPAAVYRARHWWVPTALVSTAVAILLGWWIGAHPEVQSSIAAPDQLRRLTRPGGEYETYYSSHPAASFAAQVWTNNAEAAALCLVLGVFLGLPVLLVLFENMLNLGVGFGLMSSAGRLDTFLGLVLPHGLLELTAVFVAAGTGLRLGWTLVDPGPRTRRAALAEEGRAAVGMAIGLALVLFVSGAIEGFVTPSGLPTWARIGIGVVAELAFLTYVFVLGGRAVREGETGDLDAADRSSSVPTAA
- a CDS encoding RDD family protein, giving the protein MSELVTGEAVALELLPAKLPSRALAVLLDVVAAMIAYVAVTVVLVMTTSSLDTAAQMALGIATFLLVPVGGPIAVETLSHGRSLGKLAFGLRVVRDDGGPIRFRHALVRGAIGVVEILMTFGTIASIASLVSARGRRLGDVFAGTLVVRERIPVARTGLVVPPPPQLAGRFAGLDLSAVPDGLWLAVRQYLMRMHQLEPGVSQGMAQRLAGDLAARTGALPPVDLPPAVFLAAVVHERQSRDSRRAFGAGGPAPEGGPVATGAGGRPGPGAGTRPVYQPPAARPQESAGPSAGSGDRERPATGFAPPA